Proteins found in one Pagrus major chromosome 20, Pma_NU_1.0 genomic segment:
- the myof gene encoding myoferlin isoform X5, translating into MLRVVVESAKGLPKKKIGNPDPVTSVIFKDEKKKTKSIDSEVNPVWNEVLEFDLKGTALDSSSYVDVIVKDYETIGKDKFLGSTKISLRELSTGQVRSLPSRNVPLVNESGQSIGATINLLIGYDPPPNAAPNLNDPQAGDATMDAGGGGEEGDETLPDGGQSGAAGVPSSSGQNANLRQRVARAQNRHRLVNKPQDFQIRVRIIEARQLSGNNVKPVVKVNVCGETHRTRIKRGNNPFFDEIFFYNVHMLPSDLFDKHISFRVYNSYSLRADSLMGEFKLDVGYIYDEPAHCVMRKWLLLNDPDDSSSGAKGYLKVSLFLVGTGDEPPVEKRESNDDQDDIESNLLLPAGVTLRWATLSLKVFRAEDIPQMDDAFVQTMKEIFGGDENKKNLVDPFLEARFAGRKLCTQIVEKNANPEWNQVLNLQVKFPSMCERVKLTVFDWDRLTGNDAIGTTYLNLAKIASSGGEIEANTGQAEVGFLPVFGPCYVNLYGSPREFSGLPDPYEDLNYGKGEGVAYRGRIMVELSTKLEGKADKAVDSIHSDDILVAQKYQRRRKYCLCAVFHSASMIQEPGEPIQFEVSIGNYGNKLDTTCKPLASTTQYSCAVFDGNHYYYLPWSDTKPVVVVISFWEDISHRLDTVNIILYISHHLQSNLEAFKTAILAKVSDNQLVEVWLKLLNQLIEDLESFPTPELEGRSNLTALDIQIKKLRDSALTTIRDGARRMREEAREIRDTLSDIESWADKLKVLAEEPQNSIPDVIIWMLRGEKRVAYARIPAHQVLFSTYSEQACGQHCGKTQTVFLQYPMDKTKGQKVPVQVRVNMWLGLSAHEKKFNSFSEGTFSVFAEMYENQAEVFGKWGTTGLVGRHKFSDVTGKLKLKQEYFMPPRGWEWEGDWFIDPEKALLTEADAGHTEFMDEVFQNETRFPGGDWKAASEPFTDVNGEKSRNPGEFDCPPGWTWEDEWTVDDNRAVDDQGWEYGVTIPPDDKPRSWVPAEKVYHVHRRRRLVRPRKRAAGPAGATAERRDGGDPEGWEFSSLIGWKFHRKERSSDTFRRRRWRRKMAPEDRLGASAIFQLEGALGVDTDMKEKGSKADATKLFGANTPTVSCTFDRSHIYHLRVYVYQARNLASMDKDSFSDPYAHVSFLHLSKTTEKLRSTLNPTWDQTLIFNDVQIYGDPQNIAQQPPDVILEFYDNDQVGKDEMLGRSVCVPVVKLNPGMDQTPKLLWHPIIQKGQKAGEALVAAELILKDKSGESDLPLVPPKRAENLYMVPQGIRPVVQLTAVEILAWGLRNMKPYQLASVSSPSLVVECGGQRVETAVIKNMKKSPNFPSSVLFIKVLLPKDEMYTPPIVLKVIDHRPFGRKPVVGQCTITSLEQFRCDPYVITAEGAMSSKMALMMASPSKHVSITMEEKRQLLEAQIAEKEKETVDWWSKFYASTGDQERCGPYLKKGYDTLTVYDSELENVPEFKGLTDFCNTYKLLRGKNENGDEDPTVVGELKGSFKVYPLPDDPGVTPPPRQFRELPDSGPQECLVRIYVVRAVDLQPKDNNGRCDPYIKIALGRNTVDDRDHYLPNTTSPVFGRMFEMSCFLPQDKDLKISVYDYDLLTRDEKVGETVIDLENRFLSRHNSYCGLPQTYCISGINQWRDQLKPSQILENLARMKGLSKPRTEDNGTSLTFNGTQYTLAQFEDNKEIHQHLGEARERLCLHVLRKQGLVPEHVETRTLYSSFQPNLSQGSLQMWVDVFPKSIGIPGPPFVITPRKAKRYFLRAVVWNTTDVTLDETSITGEEMSDIYVKGWMPGMEEDKQKTDVHYRSLDGDGNFNWRFVFEFDFLPAEQLCLVSKKERFWSLDATEFRIPPKLIVQIWDNDKFSLDDYLGTLELDLRNLVAPAKTPEKCSLVMMDDVEIGAPHKTEQAKSLFAQQSVRGWWPCSIEKDGKKALGGKVEMTLEIVSEEHADERPAGKGRDEPNMNPKLDPPKRPETSFFWFTNPCKTMKFIVWRRFRCLFIGLIILIILVLFLAILLYSLPNYISMKIVKPLS; encoded by the exons attccTCGGTTCCACCAAAATCTCTTTGAGAGAGCTTTCCACTGGTCAAGTGAGATCATTACCATCCAGAAATGTTCCTCTGGTCAATGAAAGTGGACAGAGTATTGGA GCTACAATCAACCTTTTGATTGGCTATGATCCTCCCCCTAATGCTGCACCAAATCTCAACGACCCTCAAGCAGGAGATGCTACAATGGATGCTG gtggtggtggtgaggaggGTGATGAAACTCTACCAGATGGGGGCCAAAGTGGCGCTGCAGGCGTCCCCTCGTCCTCCGGTCAGAATGCTAACCTCCGCCAGCGGGTGGCCAGGGCACAGAATCGCCACCGACTCGTCAATAAACCTCAGGACTTCCAG ATTCGTGTCCGGATCATTGAGGCCCGGCAGTTGTCGGGCAACAACGTCAAACCAGTGGTGAAGGTCAATGTGTGTGGAGAGACCCACAGGACACGGATCAAGAGAGGAAACAACCCCTTCTTTGATGAG attttcttcTACAACGTCCACATGCTCCCATCTGATCTGTTTGATAAGCACATCAGCTTCCGG GTGTATAATTCCTACTCACTGAGGGCTGACAGTCTCATGGGGGAATTCAAG CTCGATGTTGGTTATATTTACGATGAACCAG CCCACTGTGTCATGAGGAAGTGGCTCCTGTTGAACGACCCCGATGACTCCAGCTCCGGGGCTAAAGGCTACCTCAAAGTCAGCCTCTTCCTAGTGGGGACTGGAGATGAGCCCCCG gtggagaagagagagtcAAATGACGACCAGGATGACATAGAGAGCAATCTGCTGCTGCCGGCTGGTGTGACCCTGCGATGGGCCACCCTGTCACTGAAGGTGTTCAGAGCTGAGGACATTCCTCAGA TGGATGATGCGTTCGTCCAGACCATGAAGGAAATTTTTGGAGGAGATGAAAATAAGAAGAACCTGGTGGATCCCTTCTTAGAGGCTCGCTTCGCCGGCAGAAAG CTGTGTACTCAGATCGTTGAGAAGAACGCGAACCCAGAGTGGAATCAAGTACTGAACCTCCAAGTAAAG TTCCCATCTATGTGTGAGCGTGTCAAACTGACGGTCTTTGATTG GGATCGTTTGACAGGAAATGATGCTATTGGCACCACGTACCTGAACCTGGCCAAGATTGCCTCCTCTGGTGGAGAGATAGAAG CTAACACAGGACAGGCTGAAGTTGGTTTCCTGCCTGTCTTCGGTCCTTGCTATGTCAACCTGTACGGCAGCCCCAGAGAGTTCAGTGGCCTGCCAGACCCCTATGAGGATCTTAACTATGGCAAG GGAGAGGGCGTGGCGTACAGAGGCAGGATCATGGTCGAGCTGTCCACTAAGCTTGAGGGGAAAGCAGATAAAGCAGTAGACAGTATCCACAGTGATGACATCCTGGTGGCACAG AAgtaccagaggaggaggaagtactGTCTATGTGCAGTCTTCCACAGCGCCTCCATGATACAGGAACCAGGAGAGCCAATCCAGTTTGAGGTCAGCATCGGCAACTACGGGAACAAGTTGGACACCACCTGCAAACCGCTGGCCTCCACCACTCAGTATAGCTGTGCTGTGTTTGATG GTAACCACTACTATTACCTGCCCTGGTCGGACACTAAGCCGGTGGTTGTGGTGATCTCATTCTGGGAGGACATCAGCCACCGCCTGGACACTGTCAACATCATCCTCTACATTAGTCACCACCTG CAATCCAACCTGGAGGCATTTAAAACTGCCATCCTGGCGAAAGTCTCTGACAACCAACTTGTAGAGGTGTGGCTGAAGTTGCTCAACCAGCTGATCGAAGACCTAGAAAG TTTCCCAACACCGGAGCTTGAGGGACGCTCCAACCTGACAGCTCTGGACATCCAAATCAAGAAGTTGCGAGACAGCGCTTTGACCACCATCAGGGACGGGGCCAGACGCATGAGAGAGGAGGCCAGAGAGATCCGTGACACTCTGTCCGACATCGAGTCCTGGGCGGACAAACTTAAAGTGCTGGCTGAGGAG CCCCAGAACAGCATTCCTGACGTGATCATCTGGATGCTACGGGGTGAGAAGAGGGTGGCCTACGCCCGTATCCCCGCTCACCAAGTCCTCTTCTCCACGTACAGTGAGCAGGCCTGTGGACAACACTGTGGCAAGACACAGACTGTCTTTTTACAG TACCCCATGGACAAGACTAAGGGCCAGAAGGTGCCGGTTCAGGTTAGGGTCAACATGTGGCTGGGTCTGTCTGCACATGAGAAGAAGTTCAACTCCTTCTCTGAGGGAACCTTCAGCGTGTTTGCTGAAATG TATGAGAACCAGGCCGAGGTGTTTGGGAAGTGGGGGACCACAGGGCTGGTGGGGCGCCACAAATTCTCAGATGTAACGGGCAAACTGAAGCTGAAACAAGAGTACTTCATGCCACCGAGAGGATGGGAGTGGGAAGGTGACTGGTTCATTGACCCAGAGAAAGC TCTGTTAACAGAGGCAGACGCCGGTCACACTGAGTTCATGGACGAGGTGTTCCAAAACGAGACTCGCTTCCCTGGTGGAGATTGGAAGGCTGCCTCCGAGCCCTTTACTGATGTG AATGGAGAGAAGAGCCGTAACCCCGGAGAGTTTGATTGTCCTCCAGGTTGGACGTGGGAGGACGAGTGGACTGTGGATGACAACAGAGCCGTGGATGATCAAG GATGGGAGTATGGAGTCACCATTCCCCCAGATGACAAGCCTCGGTCGTGGGTCCCTGCAGAGAAGGTGTACCACGTCCACCGCAGGAGGAGGCTGGTTCGACCTCGCAAGAGAGCTGCAGGTCCTGCAGGAGCCACTGCAGAG AGGCGGGACGGAGGCGACCCCGAGGGCTGGGAATTCTCTtccctgattggctggaagTTCCACAGGAAGGAGCGTTCATCGGACACGTTCCGTCGAAGGCGCTGGAGGCGGAAGATGGCGCCAGAGGACCGGCTTGGAGCGTCGGCCATCTTCCAACTGGAGGGGGCGCTG GGTGTCGATACTGACATGAAAGAGAAAGGCTCCAAGGCCGATGCCACCAAGCTGTTTGGTGCCAACACGCCCACCGTGTCCTGCACCTTTGACA GGTCACATATATACCATCTGCGTGTTTACGTCTATCAGGCACGAAACTTGGCATCGATGGATAAAGACAGCTTTTCTG ATCCGTATGCACACGTCTCCTTCCTGCATCTTAGTAAGACAACAGAGAAGCTGCGTTCCACACTGAACCCGACCTGGGACCAAACTCTGATTTTCAACGATGTCCAGATTTATGGCGACCCCCAGAACATCGCTCAGCAGCCCCCTGATGTTATCCTGGAGTTCTACGACAATGACCAAGTG GGGAAGGATGAGATGCTGGGCCGCAGTGTCTGCGTACCAGTCGTGAAGTTGAACCCAGGTATGGATCAGACACCCAAACTGCTGTGGCACCCCATCATTCAGAAAGGTCAAAAGGCGGGGGAGGCACTGGTGGCCGCTGAACTCATCCTGAAAGACAAG TCTGGCGAGTCAGATCTTCCTCTGGTTCCCCCAAAGAGAGCAGAGAACCTCTACATGGTTCCCCAGGGCATCCGGCCAGTGGTGCAGCTCACTGCTGTGGAG atTCTAGCATGGGGCCTGAGGAACATGAAGCCGTACCAGCTGGCCTCAGTGTCTTCACCCAGCCTGGTGGTGGAGTGTGGCGGGCAGAGGGTGGAGACAGCCgtcatcaaaaacatgaagaagagCCCGAACTTCCCCAGTTCCGTCCTCTTCATCAAAGTG CTCCTTCCAAAGGATGAGATGTACACGCCTCCTATTGTGCTGAAGGTGATCGACCACCGTCCATTTGGCAGGAAGCCTGTGGTGGGTCAGTGCACCATCACATCTCTGGAGCAGTTCAGATGTGACCCATATGTCATCACTGCAGAGGGAGCCATGTCTTCCAAAA TGGCTCTGATGATGGCTTCTCCCTCCAAACACGTCTCCATTACAATGGAAGAGAAGAGACAACTGCTGGAGGCTCAG ATTGCAGAGAAG GAGAAAGAGACAGTTGATTGGTGGAGTAAATTCTATGCTTCAACTGGAGACCAGGAGAGATGTGGCCCTTACCTCAAAAAAGGATATGACACCCTCACG GTGTATGACAGCGAACTAGAGAATGTCCCAGAATTCAAAGGGCTGACTGATTTCTGCAACACCTACAAACTGCTGCGAGGCAAGAATGAAAATGGGGACGAGGACCCCACTGTGGTTGGAGAGTTGAAG GGTTCATTTAAGGTGTACCCCCTGCCAGACGACCCAGGTGTTACTCCTCCTCCCCGTCAGTTCAGAGAGCTGCCAGATAGTGGACCTCAGGAGTGTCTGGTCAGGATTTATGTGGTCAGGGCGGTAGACCTGCAGCCCAAAGACAACAATGGCAGA TGTGATCCGTACATCAAAATAGCACTGGGAAGGAATACTGTTGACGACAGAGACCATTACTTACCCAACACCACCAGCCCTGTGTTTGGAAG GATGTTTGAGATGTCGTGCTTCCTGCCCCAGGACAAGGACCTGAAAATCTCAGTCTATGACTATGATCTCCTGACCCGTGACGAGAAAGTCGGTGAGACAGTGATTGACCTGGAGAACCGCTTCCTGTCCCGACATAACTCCTACTGTGGCCTGCCACAAACCTACTGCAT TTCTGGTATCAACCAGTGGCGGGACCAGCTGAAGCCGTCTCAGATTCTGGAGAACCTGGCTCGTATGAAAGGCTTGTCCAAACCCAGGACTGAAGACAATGGCACATCACTCACCTTCAACGGCACACAGTACACGCTGGCTCAGTTCG AGGACAACAAGGAAATTCATCAGCATTTGGGTGAGGCCCGGGAACGACTCTGCCTGCACGTGCTCAGAAAACAGGGACTTGTACCTGAACATGTGGAGACCAGGACCCTGTACAGCTCCTTCCAGCCTAATCTCTCTCAG GGAAGCCTTCAGATGTGGGTGGATGTTTTCCCCAAATCCATTGGCATTCCTGGACCTCCGTTTGTAATCACACCACGCAAGGCTAAGAG GTACTTCCTGCGTGCAGTCGTCTGGAACACCACAGATGTGACCTTAGATGAGACCAGCATCACAGGAGAAGAAATGAGTGACATCTATGTCAAAGG CTGGATGCCAGGCATGGAGGAGGACAAGCAGAAGACTGATGTCCACTACAGGTCTCTGGACGGCGATGGCAACTTCAACTGGAGGTTTGTCTTCGAGTTCGACTTCCTTCCTGCCGAACAACTCTGCCTCGTGTCCAAGAAG GAGCGCTTCTGGAGTCTTGATGCAACAGAGTTCAGGATTCCCCCAAAGCTGATTGTTCAGATTTGGGATAACGACAAATTCTCATTGGACGACTACCTCG GCACACTGGAGCTGGATCTGCGTAACCTGGTTGCTCCTGCAAAGACCCCTGAGAAGTGTTCTCTGGTGATGATGGACGATGTGGAAATTGGAGCTCCACACAAGACGGAGCAAGCCAAGTCTCTGTTTGCTCAGCAGTCAGTCAGAGGCTGGTGGCCCTGTTCCATTGAAAAGGATGGAAAGAAGGCTCTGGGT GGAAAAGTGGAGATGACTCTGGAGATTGTGAGTGAAGAACATGCAGACGAGAGACCTGCAGGAAAAGGCAGAGACGAACCCAACATGAACCCAAAACTGGACCCTCCCAA ACGGCCAGAAACGTCCTTCTTCTGGTTCACCAACCCGTGTAAGACCATGAAGTTCATTGTGTGGCGAAGGTTCAGGTGCCTCTTCATCGgactcatcatcctcatcatatTGGTTCTCTTCCTCGCCATCCTGCTCTACTCTCTACCG AACTACATCTCAATGAAGATAGTGAAACCACTATCATAA